Genomic window (Rhodothermales bacterium):
CACCAGCGATGTGCGGAACGGAACGGCTCCGGCATCGAGCGCTCGGCCGATACGAGGCGAATGGCTTCCTCCCCAGACACAAGTGCTTCGAACCAGGCGTCGATTTCAGCAGCGTTATCGGGGAAACGTTCTTTCAGCTCTGACTTATACGCTTCAGCCGGGCGTCCAACCGCTATTTCGAAGCCGTCCGGAAAATGGATCGTGTCATACACGGTGCCGATCGACTGAAACTCAATAGTCTCGCCGCTCAACCAATCAAGCACCTTTTCGCCGGGTTCATCATGACCAAACATGCCGCAGTAATGAAGGCCCACATCCCAGGTAAATCCGTCCCTCGAAAACGTGTGTGTGAGCCCGCCGATTGTCTGCGCTTGCTCCAGGAGCAGCACTTTGTGCTCCATTCGGGATAACGCGGTCGCCGTTGTCATCCCGCCCATTCCCGATCCAATGACAATGACATCAAATTCGTTATTGGAAGACTTCGATTTCATACTAATACCTTTGGATTTACACAGTGACAGAGCCACCAGCGCCGAGAACGCAGCATTTCTTTCCCAGCGCCTTTACTCCGCGCTTGAATTCGGCGTCGTCCGCAATCGCAATCTTCCTCTTCCAAAGAAACGGCACATTGTAGTGACAGGGAATAACCACTTCCGGATCGATCCGCTCCACAGCCTGCAAAGCGTCTTCAACGTCCATCGTCCAGGTATTCTGGCCGAGGCCGCCGATCGGAATCATCAACACCGTTGGCCTCAAGCCGTCCCAATCGGGTAAGAACACCGAATCACCGAGATTCAGGACCGACTTATCCCCAAGCCTTATTTTGAATCCCATCGCACCGAGACCGGTGCGTTCTCCTGGCCCAGGTTCCTTCCGAATTTTGAAGCCAAGCAGGGACACCTCGATCGGGCCGTGCACCGTTCGCACGGCTTCGAAGGTGACGTCGTCGAGCGCGATTGAATCGCCCACATCGAGCGGGTGCAGGTTGTCAAAGGGAATCCAGGATTTCAGCTCCTTACCGCGAGGATCAATGACGAGCGTTTGCCCGTTCTCGGTTTTCGTCAGGCCAATACCGCACACGACTGGAGCTCCCGAGGCCTCGGCGACGCGATCCGACTGCCAGTGATGATCCGGGTCGCCGTGAGTGATGACGATATGGGAAATCGTCGACCATTCCTCCTCAGGGATCAGGCTCCTCCAATCAAACAAGTAAAAAAATTGGCCGGGATCTATCGCGACCCGTGTTCCGCCCTCCTCGACCTGGAACGTGTTATACAGGTAGTGCGTGATCTTCACTTGACTTACTCCCGAAATTCCTGGAGCGATCGCGGAAATAATCCGCAA
Coding sequences:
- a CDS encoding MBL fold metallo-hydrolase, producing MKITHYLYNTFQVEEGGTRVAIDPGQFFYLFDWRSLIPEEEWSTISHIVITHGDPDHHWQSDRVAEASGAPVVCGIGLTKTENGQTLVIDPRGKELKSWIPFDNLHPLDVGDSIALDDVTFEAVRTVHGPIEVSLLGFKIRKEPGPGERTGLGAMGFKIRLGDKSVLNLGDSVFLPDWDGLRPTVLMIPIGGLGQNTWTMDVEDALQAVERIDPEVVIPCHYNVPFLWKRKIAIADDAEFKRGVKALGKKCCVLGAGGSVTV